GATGAAGGGGTCTGGGTTTAAGCGCTGGGGTCCACCGGCAAGCCGGATCCGGTCGCGATCTCCCACTTGAACCCGTCCGGATCGGCGAAATAGCCGGAATAGCCGCCCCAGAAAGTCGGGGCCGCGGGTTTTACGATTCGGGCACCGGCCGCCTCGGCAGCCAGAAGGACGTTGTCTACTTCGGCGCGGTTGGCCACGTTGTGGGCGATAGTGAACGCGTGCTGGCCTTCCGGCATTTCTCCGAGAAGGTCGGAACCGGTTTCGTCGGCCAACGACTCCAGCGGATAGAGCGCCAACATCAATTCTGCGAGCAGAAAAAAAGTTATGGATGGGCCGCCCGCATCATGTTCCGGGAATCCGAGTCCGTCCCGATAGAACCGCGTAGATGCTTCAAGATCGGCTACCCCGAGTGTGATGATGCTGATCCGCGGTTCCATGGCACTGGCCCTGCTGTTTCCGGCCCCTCGATGTTGCCCTTATCGGCGTTGGCTGCAGAATGTCACCGTTTTGCCCGGATACCGGCATCCCCGGATGTGGATATGGTTGCGGGGGTCGGATTCGAACCGACGACCTCCGGGTTATGAGCCCGACGAGCTGCCACTGCTCCACCCCGCACGCGGAATACGGATGTCAGCGAGCCGATCTATAAGCCGCATTCTGTAATCGGTTGCCATCTATCTTGACCGACCGGTTGCCCGGCGGTT
This portion of the Chloroflexota bacterium genome encodes:
- a CDS encoding VOC family protein, which codes for MEPRISIITLGVADLEASTRFYRDGLGFPEHDAGGPSITFFLLAELMLALYPLESLADETGSDLLGEMPEGQHAFTIAHNVANRAEVDNVLLAAEAAGARIVKPAAPTFWGGYSGYFADPDGFKWEIATGSGLPVDPSA